In a single window of the Gossypium hirsutum isolate 1008001.06 chromosome D02, Gossypium_hirsutum_v2.1, whole genome shotgun sequence genome:
- the LOC107908658 gene encoding 26S proteasome non-ATPase regulatory subunit 4 homolog has protein sequence MVLEATMICIDNSEWMRNGDYSPSRFQAQADAVSLICGAKTQSNPENTVGILTMAGKGVRVLTTPTSDLGKILACMHGLEMGGEMNLAAGIQIAQLALKHRQNKLQHQRIIVFSGSPIKYEKKVLEMIGKKLKKNSVALDIVDFGEDEDGKPEKLEALLASVNNNDSSHIVHVPPGQNALSDVLISTPVFTGDGEGGGGFAAHAASVGVTNFDFGVDPNIDPELALALRVSMEEERARQEAAAKKAAEESSNQEKGEEVQPQSDSQNATEQVTDPMDEDDALLKQALALSMNIPGSDSSAGDAEMSEATNDRELAMALQMSMQDSSKDQSSESDVSKVLGDQSFMSSILSSLPGVDPNDPNVKDLLASLPGPSESQEKKNEDEQPKDDK, from the exons GCGACTATGATATGCATTGATAACTCAGAATGGATGCGAAACGGCGATTATTCACCCTCTCGATTTCAAGCACAAGCTGACGCCGTTAGTCTTATTTGTGGAGCTAAAACCCAG TCTAATCCGGAGAATACGGTTGGGATTTTGACTATGGCGGGCAAAGGAGTACGTGTATTGACTACTCCTACTAGTGATCTCGGCAAAATCTTGGCTTGCATGCACG GTCTTGAAATGGGGGGTGAGATGAACCTAGCAGCTGGAATTCAGATTGCTCAGCTGGCCCTCAAGCATCGCCAAAACAAACTTCAACACCAAAGGATTATAGTTTTTTCTGGAAG TCCCATTAAGTATGAAAAGAAGGTCCTGGAGATGATAGGAAAGAAACTGAAAAAGAACAGTGTAGCTCTTGATATTGTCGACTTTGGTGAGGATGAAGATGGAAAGCCAGAAAAGTTGGAGGCTCTTCTTGCATCTGTTAATAATAATGACAGTAGTCATATAGTTCATGTTCCTCCCGGTCAAAATGCACTTTCTGATGTGCTCATCAG CACACCTGTGTTCACTGGGGATGGGGAAGGAGGAGGTGGCTTTGCTGCTCATGCAGCATCAGTAGGTGTTACTAATTTTGATTTCGGTGTGGATCCAAATATAGATCCAGAGCTGGCTCTTGCCCTAAGGGTTTCCATGGAAGAGGAGAGAGCAAGGCAAGAAGCTGCTGCCAAGAAGGCTGCCGAGGAATCTTCTAATCAAGAAAAAGGAGAGGAAGTGCAACCACAGTCCGATTCGCAGAATGCAACTGAACAAGTTACTGATCCCATG GATGAGGATGATGCTTTGCTAAAGCAGGCCCTTGCATTGTCGATGAATATCCCAGGATCTGATTCTTCTGCGGGTGATGCTGAGATGTCTGAGGCTACCAATGATCGGGAATTGGCCATGG CACTTCAGATGTCGATGCAGGACAGTTCAAAAGATCAATCATCAGAATCAGATGTCAGCAAGGTGTTGGGAGATCAGTCTTTTATGTCATCCATCCTTTCATCG CTTCCAGGAGTTGACCCCAATGATCCAAATGTAAAAGATTTGTTAGCATCTTTGCCAGGTCCATCTGAG TCACAAGAAAAGAAGAATGAAGATGAGCAACCAAAAGATGACAAGTGA
- the LOC107908657 gene encoding actin-depolymerizing factor 5 — protein MAMAFKMATTGMWVADECKNSFMEMKWKKVHRYIVFKIDEKSKLVTVDKVGGAGESYDDFTASLPTDDCRYAVFDFDFVTVDNCRKSKIFFIAWSPTASRIRAKMLYATSKDGLRRVLDGIHYEVQATDPTEMGMDVIKHKAY, from the exons ATGGCTATGGCTTTCAAGATG GCTACGACCGGGATGTGGGTGGCCGATGAGTGCAAGAACTCATTCATGGAGATGAAATGGAAGAAAGTGCATCGATACATAGTGTTCAAGATCGACGAAAAATCAAAGCTGGTGACCGTCGACAAGGTCGGTGGTGCTGGCGAAAGCTATGATGATTTCACAGCCTCGTTGCCCACCGACGATTGCCGATATGCGGTGTTTGATTTCGATTTCGTCACCGTTGATAATTGCCGGAAAAGCAAGATCTTCTTCATTGCATG gtCCCCAACAGCATCAAGGATAAGGGCAAAAATGTTGTATGCAACATCAAAAGATGGGCTAAGGAGAGTGCTTGATGGCATCCACTATGAAGTTCAAGCAACTGATCCAACTGAGATGGGAATGGATGTTATTAAGCATAAAGCTTATTAG